A window of Metabacillus sp. B2-18 contains these coding sequences:
- a CDS encoding F0F1 ATP synthase subunit gamma: MASLRDIKSRITSTKKTSQITKAMEMVSAAKLNRAENNAKAFGPYMEKIQEVVASIANGSTDVSHPMLEKRAVKKTGYLVITSDRGLAGAFNSSVLRAVYQSIQKRHKSNDEFVIIAIGKMGRDFFKKRGMNVISEITGIGDETSFASIKDIASGAVNMFADGSYDELYMYYNHFVSAIQQDVTEKKLLPLSDISSSKGLTSYEFEPNQEEILEVLLPQYAESLIYGALLDSKASEHAARMTAMKNATDNAKELINGLTLTYNRARQAAITQEITEIVGGAAALE, translated from the coding sequence TTGGCATCATTACGCGACATAAAATCAAGAATTACGTCTACTAAAAAGACGAGTCAGATTACAAAAGCGATGGAGATGGTTTCAGCTGCAAAGCTTAACCGTGCAGAAAACAATGCAAAGGCATTTGGACCTTATATGGAGAAAATCCAGGAGGTTGTTGCAAGCATCGCAAACGGTAGCACAGACGTAAGTCATCCAATGCTAGAAAAAAGAGCAGTTAAGAAAACAGGTTACCTGGTGATCACATCAGACCGTGGCTTAGCAGGTGCTTTTAACAGTAGTGTACTACGTGCTGTATACCAATCTATTCAAAAACGTCACAAGTCAAATGATGAATTCGTCATTATTGCAATCGGTAAAATGGGTCGTGATTTCTTTAAAAAGCGTGGTATGAACGTTATTTCTGAAATTACTGGTATTGGTGATGAAACATCTTTTGCTAGTATTAAAGACATTGCAAGTGGAGCAGTAAACATGTTCGCAGACGGGTCATATGACGAACTATACATGTATTACAACCACTTTGTTAGTGCCATTCAACAAGATGTTACGGAAAAGAAGCTTCTTCCACTATCCGACATTTCTTCAAGCAAAGGTTTAACTTCTTATGAATTCGAACCAAATCAAGAAGAAATTCTTGAAGTGCTGTTACCACAATATGCTGAAAGTCTCATCTACGGAGCACTGCTTGATAGTAAGGCTTCTGAGCACGCAGCTCGTATGACAGCAATGAAGAATGCGACTGATAATGCAAAAGAACTTATCAATGGACTTACTTTAACATACAACCGTGCACGTCAAGCTGCGATCACACAAGAAATTACCGAGATCGTTGGTGGAGCGGCGGCGTTGGAATAG
- a CDS encoding YwmB family TATA-box binding protein, translated as MRYKGIGIMVLMLSILFSFVANHIGATERQSKLFQIAKGMEHQDIDIKEWSLYAKQVVSNQSIDEVKQITDQYRQFNWTFSEDDNVYKAIGVFNNREKNVTEKLQILNTLTNNQSQSYILYEVKGVNSQKNWNNINDYFQTNAFDIFHEKPTIFACMAGIINDNMEGVLNQKSENLLKEFEAKPVEQLQEPDFLSVSAKTPIWEDFIPTDENNMNIQIALRTDGLGGKTTVVIGTPIITSEY; from the coding sequence ATGAGATATAAAGGGATAGGAATTATGGTTTTAATGTTGTCAATACTTTTTAGTTTCGTGGCAAATCACATTGGAGCAACTGAACGTCAATCGAAATTATTTCAAATTGCTAAAGGTATGGAACATCAAGATATTGACATCAAAGAATGGTCTTTATATGCTAAACAGGTTGTCAGCAATCAATCAATCGATGAAGTGAAACAAATAACAGACCAATACCGTCAATTTAATTGGACGTTCTCAGAGGACGATAACGTTTATAAAGCGATTGGTGTTTTTAACAATAGAGAGAAAAATGTAACAGAAAAGCTTCAGATTTTAAACACCCTCACAAACAATCAATCACAATCGTATATCCTTTATGAGGTTAAGGGTGTAAACTCACAAAAAAATTGGAACAACATCAACGACTACTTCCAAACTAATGCTTTCGACATCTTTCATGAAAAACCTACAATTTTTGCTTGTATGGCAGGAATCATTAATGATAATATGGAAGGTGTTTTGAATCAAAAATCAGAAAACTTGTTAAAAGAATTTGAGGCGAAACCGGTAGAACAACTGCAGGAACCAGATTTTCTTTCGGTATCGGCTAAAACCCCTATATGGGAAGATTTCATTCCAACAGATGAAAACAACATGAACATACAAATTGCATTAAGAACTGACGGATTGGGCGGTAAAACTACGGTCGTTATAGGAACACCAATCATTACGTCTGAATATTAA
- a CDS encoding VanZ family protein: MKKVIFTLLPLLYMALIWTLSSFPADAIVNTPFSFDSLLKESLHLIEFAILYWLIAFAFMAHGRWTERTSWIAAAIAILYGLTDEIHQSFVPARSATVIDFVKDTIGVLVSYYIAKRKFFKK, from the coding sequence ATGAAGAAAGTCATCTTCACCCTATTACCTCTACTATATATGGCGCTGATCTGGACGCTCTCAAGCTTCCCAGCGGATGCGATTGTGAACACACCATTTTCGTTTGATTCACTTTTAAAAGAATCGTTGCATCTTATAGAATTTGCGATTCTCTATTGGTTGATTGCCTTTGCATTCATGGCTCATGGACGTTGGACAGAGCGTACGAGCTGGATTGCAGCCGCTATCGCTATTTTATATGGACTAACAGATGAGATTCATCAGTCGTTTGTTCCAGCAAGGTCAGCTACGGTGATTGATTTTGTGAAGGATACAATTGGAGTGCTAGTTTCCTATTATATTGCGAAGAGAAAGTTTTTTAAAAAGTAA
- a CDS encoding M23 family metallopeptidase codes for MREEEKKRTSQNKVQQFFRKRWVFPAIYLMSAAVILTAVLWYQSISNDVAEDLNGNNTEDLALTDNQPEAVEVNATKENFAMPAIDPDAVTVVKKFYDENASTEDQEAALVFYNNTYRMNKGIDLAREDQKQFDVVASLSGTVTKAEKDPILGYVVEIEHENDVVTVYQSLAEVSVQAGDKVEQNELLGKSGTNLYNEEDGNHVHFEVRKAGKAVNPLTYMDKPVTSVEAVEEEATEEPATEEEVSEEAPTTEEEVSEEAPAGEGEEAPAKDDEKSAEEKAPESDKKDAEKGETEGSEESTQPEASNSTVNS; via the coding sequence ATGAGAGAGGAAGAAAAGAAACGTACTTCTCAAAACAAAGTTCAACAATTTTTCAGAAAACGTTGGGTATTTCCGGCAATTTACCTAATGAGTGCAGCAGTTATCCTTACGGCAGTATTATGGTATCAAAGCATCAGCAATGATGTAGCAGAAGATTTAAATGGTAACAATACAGAAGACCTTGCATTAACAGACAATCAGCCTGAGGCAGTTGAAGTTAACGCAACGAAAGAAAACTTTGCAATGCCAGCTATTGATCCAGATGCTGTAACAGTTGTGAAAAAGTTTTATGATGAAAATGCTTCAACAGAAGATCAAGAAGCAGCACTTGTATTCTATAACAATACGTATAGAATGAACAAAGGAATTGACCTAGCAAGAGAAGATCAGAAGCAATTTGATGTTGTTGCATCACTAAGTGGTACAGTAACAAAAGCTGAAAAAGATCCAATTCTAGGTTATGTAGTAGAAATTGAGCATGAAAATGATGTGGTAACAGTTTATCAATCATTAGCAGAAGTAAGTGTTCAAGCTGGTGACAAAGTTGAGCAAAACGAACTACTTGGTAAGTCTGGTACAAATCTTTACAATGAAGAAGATGGCAACCACGTACACTTCGAGGTTCGTAAAGCTGGAAAAGCTGTTAACCCTCTAACTTATATGGACAAGCCGGTAACGTCTGTAGAAGCTGTTGAAGAAGAAGCAACTGAAGAACCTGCAACAGAAGAAGAAGTGAGTGAAGAAGCTCCAACAACTGAAGAAGAAGTAAGCGAAGAAGCTCCAGCAGGTGAAGGTGAAGAAGCACCAGCAAAAGACGATGAAAAGTCTGCAGAAGAAAAAGCTCCAGAATCAGATAAAAAAGACGCTGAAAAAGGAGAAACTGAAGGTAGCGAGGAATCAACTCAACCTGAAGCTTCAAATAGCACAGTAAATTCATAA
- a CDS encoding F0F1 ATP synthase subunit epsilon has product MKTVLVNVVTPDGPVYDADVEMVSVKAQSGELGILPGHIPMVAPLQIGAVRLKKGSSTELVAVTGGFIEVRPDKVTILAQAAETAEHIDEARAQAAKKRAEERLNQKTDNIDFKRAELALQRAINRLNVTKF; this is encoded by the coding sequence ATGAAGACAGTATTAGTCAATGTCGTTACTCCCGATGGCCCAGTTTACGATGCAGACGTAGAGATGGTGAGTGTAAAAGCTCAAAGTGGTGAACTTGGTATTTTACCAGGACATATTCCTATGGTTGCTCCATTACAAATTGGAGCAGTTCGCCTAAAGAAAGGGAGCAGCACTGAATTAGTTGCTGTGACTGGCGGCTTTATCGAAGTACGACCTGACAAGGTAACAATTTTAGCTCAAGCAGCTGAAACAGCAGAGCATATTGATGAAGCTCGTGCACAAGCAGCTAAAAAACGTGCTGAAGAACGTCTAAATCAAAAAACAGACAATATCGATTTTAAACGCGCTGAGCTAGCACTACAACGTGCAATCAACCGTTTAAACGTAACGAAATTTTAA
- the atpD gene encoding F0F1 ATP synthase subunit beta has protein sequence MNKGRITQILGPVVDVKFQSGQLPDIYNALTIKTEANDNEVAIDLTLEVALHLGDDTVRTVAMSTTDGLVRGVEVTDTGAPISVPVGDVTLGRVFNVLGQNIDLDEPIAAEARRDPIHRAAPKFDQLSTEVEILETGIKVVDLLAPYIKGGKIGLFGGAGVGKTVLIQELINNIAQEHGGISVFAGVGERTREGNDLYHEMTDSGVIKKTAMVFGQMNEPPGARMRVALTGLTMAEFFRDDQGQDVLFFMDNIFRFTQAGSEVSALLGRMPSAVGYQPTLATEMGQLQERITSTNVGSVTSIQAIYVPADDYTDPAPATTFAHLDATTNLERKLSEMGIYPAVDPLASTSRALSPEIVGEEHYAVARQVQQTLQRYKELQDIIAILGMDELSEEDKLTVARARRVQFFLSQNFHVAEQFTGQPGSYVPVKETVHGFKEILEGKYDHLPEDAFRLVGRIEEVIENAKQMGVEA, from the coding sequence ATGAATAAAGGACGCATTACTCAAATTTTGGGTCCGGTTGTTGACGTAAAGTTCCAGAGCGGTCAACTACCAGACATTTATAATGCCCTTACAATTAAAACAGAAGCGAATGATAACGAAGTCGCTATCGACCTTACATTAGAAGTTGCCCTACATTTAGGTGACGATACAGTTCGTACAGTTGCGATGTCTACAACTGACGGTCTTGTACGTGGAGTGGAGGTTACAGACACTGGTGCACCAATTTCTGTTCCTGTTGGTGATGTTACATTAGGTCGTGTATTCAACGTATTAGGTCAAAACATTGACTTAGATGAGCCGATCGCTGCAGAAGCACGTCGTGATCCTATTCACAGAGCTGCTCCTAAGTTTGATCAACTTTCAACTGAGGTTGAAATTCTTGAAACTGGAATTAAAGTAGTAGACTTATTAGCACCTTACATCAAGGGTGGTAAAATCGGTCTATTCGGTGGTGCCGGTGTAGGGAAAACTGTTTTAATCCAGGAGTTAATCAATAACATCGCTCAAGAGCACGGCGGTATCTCTGTATTCGCTGGTGTAGGTGAGCGTACTCGTGAAGGAAATGACCTTTACCACGAGATGACTGACTCAGGCGTTATCAAGAAAACAGCAATGGTATTCGGTCAAATGAATGAGCCACCTGGTGCACGTATGCGTGTTGCCTTAACTGGTCTTACTATGGCTGAATTCTTCCGTGATGATCAAGGACAAGACGTTCTATTCTTCATGGATAACATCTTCCGTTTCACTCAAGCAGGTTCAGAGGTTTCTGCCCTACTTGGACGTATGCCATCTGCCGTTGGTTACCAACCAACATTGGCTACAGAAATGGGTCAATTACAAGAGCGTATCACATCTACTAACGTAGGTTCTGTTACATCAATCCAAGCGATTTACGTTCCAGCCGATGACTACACGGATCCGGCTCCGGCAACAACTTTCGCTCACTTAGATGCAACAACGAACTTAGAGCGTAAATTATCTGAGATGGGTATCTATCCAGCGGTGGATCCTCTTGCTTCAACTTCACGTGCATTATCACCTGAAATCGTTGGAGAAGAGCATTACGCTGTAGCTCGTCAGGTACAACAAACGTTACAACGTTACAAAGAGCTTCAAGATATCATTGCAATCCTGGGTATGGATGAGCTTTCTGAAGAAGATAAATTAACAGTTGCACGTGCTCGTCGTGTTCAATTCTTCTTATCTCAAAACTTCCACGTTGCCGAGCAGTTCACTGGCCAACCTGGTTCATATGTTCCTGTTAAAGAAACAGTTCACGGGTTCAAAGAGATTCTAGAAGGTAAGTACGATCACCTTCCAGAGGATGCGTTCCGTCTAGTTGGACGTATTGAAGAAGTTATTGAAAATGCAAAACAAATGGGTGTAGAAGCCTAA
- the atpA gene encoding F0F1 ATP synthase subunit alpha — translation MSIKAEEISALIKKQIENYQSDIKVSDVGTVIQVGDGIARAHGLDNVMAGELVEFANGVMGMAQNLEENNVGIIILGPYTDIREGDEVRRTGRIMEVPVGEALIGRVVNSLGQPVDGLGPIETTKTRPIESPAPGVMDRKSVHEPLQTGIKAIDALVPIGRGQRELIIGDRQTGKTAVAIDTILNQKDQDMVCIYVAIGQKESTVRGVVETLRKHGALDYTIVVTASASQPAPMLFLAPYAGVTMGEEFMYNGKHVLVVYDDLTKQASAYRELSLLLRRPPGREAYPGDVFYLHSRLLERAAKLSDAKGAGSLTALPFIETQAGDVSAYIPTNVISITDGQIFLQSDLFFSGVRPAINAGLSVSRVGGSAQIKAMKKVAGTLRLDLASYRELEAFAQFGSDLDKATQAKLNRGARTVEVLKQGLNKPLKVEKQVMILYALTRGFLDDIPVVDITRFEDEFHAYTEQNHKDLLDEIRTTGGLPKDDALKAAIEGFKKTFAPSEQ, via the coding sequence ATGAGCATCAAAGCTGAAGAAATTAGTGCGCTTATAAAAAAGCAAATCGAAAACTATCAGTCTGATATTAAAGTAAGCGATGTTGGTACTGTAATCCAAGTTGGGGACGGTATCGCTCGTGCTCATGGCCTCGACAATGTCATGGCTGGAGAGCTTGTAGAATTCGCAAACGGCGTTATGGGTATGGCTCAGAACCTTGAGGAAAATAACGTTGGTATTATTATTTTAGGACCTTACACAGATATCCGTGAAGGTGACGAAGTTCGTCGTACAGGACGCATCATGGAGGTTCCTGTAGGTGAAGCATTAATCGGTCGTGTTGTTAACTCATTAGGACAGCCTGTAGATGGTCTAGGTCCAATTGAAACAACTAAAACAAGACCAATCGAAAGTCCAGCACCTGGTGTTATGGATCGTAAATCAGTTCATGAACCACTTCAAACTGGTATCAAAGCGATTGACGCTCTTGTACCAATCGGTCGTGGTCAACGTGAGTTAATTATCGGTGACCGTCAAACAGGTAAAACGGCTGTAGCAATCGATACAATCTTGAACCAAAAAGATCAAGATATGGTATGTATCTACGTTGCAATTGGTCAAAAAGAATCAACTGTTCGTGGAGTTGTTGAAACTTTACGTAAACACGGTGCATTAGATTACACAATCGTTGTAACAGCTTCTGCATCACAACCAGCTCCAATGTTATTCTTAGCACCTTATGCTGGGGTTACAATGGGTGAGGAATTCATGTACAATGGCAAGCACGTTCTTGTAGTATATGATGACCTTACAAAACAAGCTTCGGCATACCGTGAGCTTTCGTTATTACTACGTCGTCCTCCGGGCCGTGAAGCATATCCTGGTGACGTTTTCTACCTACATTCACGTTTGTTAGAGCGTGCAGCAAAATTAAGTGATGCAAAAGGCGCAGGTTCTTTAACTGCATTACCATTCATCGAGACACAAGCTGGTGACGTTTCTGCTTATATCCCAACAAACGTTATCTCAATCACTGACGGACAAATCTTCCTTCAGTCTGACCTGTTCTTCTCTGGCGTACGTCCAGCGATTAACGCAGGTTTATCTGTATCTCGTGTTGGTGGTTCAGCACAAATTAAAGCGATGAAGAAGGTTGCTGGTACATTACGTCTTGACCTTGCTTCATACCGTGAGCTTGAAGCATTCGCTCAATTCGGTTCTGACCTTGATAAAGCAACACAAGCAAAATTAAACCGTGGTGCGCGTACTGTTGAAGTACTAAAACAAGGTTTAAACAAACCATTAAAAGTTGAAAAGCAAGTTATGATTCTTTATGCATTAACTCGTGGATTCCTTGATGATATCCCAGTAGTAGATATTACTCGTTTTGAAGATGAGTTCCATGCATACACAGAACAAAATCATAAAGATCTTCTTGACGAAATCCGTACAACTGGCGGACTTCCAAAAGATGACGCTCTAAAAGCAGCTATCGAAGGATTCAAAAAGACTTTTGCTCCTTCTGAACAATAA
- a CDS encoding F0F1 ATP synthase subunit delta produces MSNGIVAKRYAVALFQLAKEQNVIDQIENELLVVKEVFTTNQELIDVLNHPKVTNEAKKSIVKEAFGSLSQQVVNTLYLLVDRHRVDVVTEIVNHFVQSANEVRGTEDAIVYSVRPLSDTELSAISTSFAKKIGKSSLRLQNVVDAKLIGGVKLRIGNRIYDGSVSGKLERIERQLVANRL; encoded by the coding sequence ATGAGTAATGGAATCGTTGCAAAACGTTATGCGGTAGCTCTTTTTCAACTTGCAAAAGAACAAAATGTTATTGATCAAATCGAAAACGAATTGCTCGTTGTAAAAGAAGTATTTACAACGAATCAAGAACTTATAGATGTACTAAACCATCCAAAAGTTACAAATGAAGCGAAAAAATCAATCGTAAAAGAAGCATTTGGAAGCCTTTCACAACAGGTTGTTAATACGCTTTACTTACTAGTTGATCGTCATCGTGTAGATGTTGTAACAGAAATTGTTAACCACTTCGTACAAAGTGCAAATGAAGTGCGCGGTACAGAGGATGCAATCGTATACTCTGTTCGCCCATTATCAGATACTGAACTATCTGCTATTTCAACTTCTTTTGCGAAAAAGATTGGCAAGAGTTCACTTCGTTTACAAAACGTTGTGGATGCTAAACTAATTGGTGGCGTTAAGCTACGAATCGGCAATCGTATTTATGATGGAAGTGTTAGCGGTAAGCTTGAACGTATAGAGCGACAATTGGTCGCAAACAGATTGTAG
- the spoIID gene encoding stage II sporulation protein D codes for MKPVKPVLFALGGLFFIILLIPTLLVTPFMEQSKGKLGEEITVSKSEVPVLGESPLDVPVYRSQAKVVENIPLEEYVIGVVASEMPAEFETEALKAQALAARTYITKQLMSGKTLGVPEGNAVVTDTIMHQVYKTPQELKAAWGDDYTQKMEKITEAVAATQGQILTYDNQPIDASFFSTSNGYTENSEAVWQEPIPYLKSVESTWDEKSPKFYEKKIIAISQFEKLLGVNLDTSSGTIGKVTELTPGKRVAKVEIDGKEFTGTDVRDKLELKSADFTWEIKGDSVVIETKGYGHGVGMSQYGANFMAESGKTYQDIVAYYYNGTKVSEAEPFLNKYTAKQ; via the coding sequence ATGAAACCAGTTAAACCAGTTCTCTTTGCACTTGGAGGGTTATTTTTTATTATTCTTCTGATTCCAACTCTTCTCGTTACACCGTTTATGGAGCAATCAAAAGGCAAATTAGGTGAGGAAATAACGGTCAGCAAAAGCGAAGTGCCCGTTTTAGGTGAATCACCGTTGGATGTGCCTGTATATAGAAGTCAAGCAAAGGTCGTGGAAAACATTCCGTTAGAGGAGTATGTGATAGGTGTTGTGGCTTCTGAGATGCCAGCTGAATTTGAAACAGAGGCGTTAAAAGCACAAGCACTTGCCGCAAGAACATATATTACGAAGCAATTGATGAGTGGCAAAACATTGGGTGTTCCAGAGGGGAATGCTGTTGTAACAGATACGATCATGCACCAGGTTTATAAAACCCCTCAAGAGCTAAAAGCAGCTTGGGGAGATGATTACACACAAAAAATGGAGAAAATTACAGAGGCTGTAGCAGCAACTCAAGGTCAAATACTTACATATGATAATCAGCCGATTGATGCAAGCTTTTTCTCTACTAGTAATGGATATACAGAAAACTCGGAAGCTGTATGGCAAGAGCCGATTCCTTATTTAAAAAGCGTAGAAAGCACATGGGATGAAAAATCACCGAAGTTTTATGAGAAAAAAATTATTGCGATCTCTCAGTTTGAAAAGCTATTAGGGGTAAATCTTGATACATCAAGCGGAACAATTGGAAAAGTAACCGAGCTAACGCCTGGGAAACGCGTAGCTAAAGTTGAAATAGATGGGAAAGAATTTACTGGTACAGATGTAAGAGATAAGCTTGAATTAAAATCAGCAGACTTTACGTGGGAAATTAAAGGTGACTCCGTTGTAATTGAGACTAAAGGCTATGGTCACGGTGTTGGGATGAGTCAATACGGAGCGAACTTCATGGCTGAATCAGGCAAAACGTATCAAGACATCGTTGCTTATTATTATAATGGAACAAAGGTATCGGAAGCCGAGCCATTCTTAAATAAATATACAGCAAAACAGTAA
- a CDS encoding DUF1146 family protein yields the protein MPDYGQLALISMVVHLAFIAVTWWALQALNIEKWIKAGKVIQAKVLLILLTIAIGSLVSNFFLDYLLWSQQLPSLF from the coding sequence ATGCCCGACTATGGACAACTGGCCTTAATAAGTATGGTTGTACACCTTGCTTTCATCGCAGTAACTTGGTGGGCCTTACAAGCATTAAACATTGAAAAATGGATTAAAGCGGGCAAAGTCATTCAAGCGAAGGTACTTCTTATATTATTAACCATTGCCATTGGATCATTAGTAAGTAATTTTTTCCTTGATTATTTATTATGGTCACAACAACTTCCATCACTTTTTTAG
- a CDS encoding VanZ family protein has protein sequence MKKIMIYLCFVMYIGILFYLLFFSAYRKSVGGLISYNLIPLQTIGQYFYSFDGLGLTDQFLGNLLAFAPFGFLLPFILIVTFTRVLGYSFLLSLSVEIAQFIFRVGAFDVDDLILNVAGGGFGFLGYLIIRRAWLVAKS, from the coding sequence ATGAAAAAAATAATGATTTATCTTTGTTTTGTAATGTATATAGGAATATTATTTTATCTGTTGTTTTTTTCCGCTTATCGGAAGTCTGTTGGTGGCCTGATTTCCTATAACCTCATTCCACTTCAAACAATTGGGCAGTATTTTTATTCTTTTGACGGACTAGGTTTGACAGATCAGTTTCTAGGAAACCTCTTAGCTTTTGCTCCGTTTGGCTTTTTGTTGCCTTTTATTCTAATAGTTACGTTCACCAGGGTTTTGGGGTATTCTTTTTTACTTTCTTTATCAGTGGAGATTGCTCAGTTTATTTTTCGGGTCGGGGCGTTTGATGTGGATGATCTTATCTTAAATGTTGCAGGTGGCGGATTTGGTTTTTTAGGCTATCTAATCATTAGAAGAGCTTGGCTTGTCGCCAAGTCCTAA
- the murA gene encoding UDP-N-acetylglucosamine 1-carboxyvinyltransferase, which translates to MEKIIVRGGRRLNGTVQVEGAKNAVLPVIAASLLASEDKSIISNVPTLSDVYTINEVLRHLGADVHFENNQVIVDASKELSTEAPFEYVRKMRASVLVMGALLARNGHARVALPGGCAIGSRPIDQHLKGFEAMGASIKVGNGFIEAEVNGRLKGAKVYLDFPSVGATENIIMAAALAEGTTVLENVAKEPEIVDLANYINAMGGKIRGAGTGTIRIEGVETLKGINHSIIPDRIEAGTFMVAAAITGGDVLVKGAIPEHLTSLVAKMEEMGVKIIEEQEGLRVIGPEKLKSVDLKTMPHPGFPTDMQSQMMALLLCANGTSMITETVFENRFMHVEEFRRMNGDIKIEGRSVIINGPVKLQGAEVAATDLRAGAALILAGLCAEGHTRVTELKHLDRGYVNFHDKLASIGADIERVKEEITTKSDQQAAVSSD; encoded by the coding sequence TTGGAAAAAATCATCGTCCGTGGCGGTCGTAGGTTAAACGGTACTGTGCAAGTTGAAGGAGCAAAAAATGCCGTTCTACCAGTTATCGCTGCATCATTATTAGCAAGTGAAGATAAAAGTATCATAAGTAATGTACCTACGCTCTCCGATGTGTATACAATTAATGAAGTTCTTCGCCACTTAGGCGCAGATGTCCATTTTGAAAATAATCAAGTGATTGTAGATGCATCAAAAGAGCTATCAACAGAAGCACCATTTGAATATGTAAGAAAAATGCGTGCGTCTGTACTTGTCATGGGAGCACTTTTAGCTCGTAATGGTCATGCACGTGTTGCATTACCAGGTGGTTGTGCAATTGGCTCACGTCCAATTGATCAGCATTTAAAAGGCTTTGAAGCAATGGGAGCATCAATTAAAGTTGGAAACGGCTTTATTGAAGCAGAAGTAAATGGAAGACTAAAAGGTGCTAAAGTTTACCTTGATTTCCCAAGTGTTGGTGCAACAGAAAACATCATCATGGCAGCTGCTTTAGCAGAGGGAACAACGGTACTAGAAAACGTAGCAAAAGAACCTGAAATCGTTGACTTAGCGAACTATATCAATGCTATGGGTGGTAAAATCCGCGGCGCCGGTACAGGAACAATCCGTATTGAAGGTGTGGAAACCTTAAAAGGTATTAACCACTCAATCATCCCTGACCGTATTGAAGCAGGTACGTTTATGGTAGCTGCAGCAATCACAGGCGGAGACGTTCTTGTAAAAGGAGCAATTCCAGAGCATTTAACATCTCTTGTTGCAAAAATGGAAGAGATGGGCGTTAAAATCATTGAAGAACAAGAAGGTTTACGTGTCATCGGACCTGAGAAATTAAAATCTGTAGACTTAAAAACAATGCCACACCCTGGTTTCCCAACAGATATGCAATCGCAAATGATGGCATTGTTACTATGTGCTAACGGAACTAGCATGATCACAGAAACAGTTTTCGAAAATCGTTTCATGCATGTTGAAGAATTCCGTCGTATGAATGGAGATATCAAAATTGAGGGACGTTCCGTTATCATCAATGGACCTGTAAAGCTACAAGGTGCAGAAGTAGCAGCAACTGACCTACGTGCTGGTGCCGCACTAATCCTAGCTGGATTATGTGCAGAAGGCCATACACGTGTCACTGAACTAAAACATCTAGATCGTGGCTATGTAAACTTCCACGATAAGCTTGCATCTATCGGCGCAGATATCGAACGTGTTAAAGAAGAAATCACAACAAAATCTGATCAGCAAGCAGCTGTATCATCAGATTAA
- a CDS encoding DUF4212 domain-containing protein, producing the protein MKKIDKKVADAYFKERTRNIVIYLIIGALSSFGVVLFAEFFSGFSINGFPFHYFMGAQGAVVVFILLLFINAKVSDSIDRKYGIDESKNEQLSAGKTLDH; encoded by the coding sequence ATGAAAAAGATTGATAAAAAAGTAGCTGATGCTTATTTCAAGGAGCGCACAAGAAATATTGTGATTTATTTAATTATCGGAGCACTTTCATCGTTTGGTGTTGTGCTATTTGCTGAGTTCTTTAGCGGTTTTTCCATTAACGGCTTCCCGTTTCACTATTTTATGGGTGCACAAGGGGCAGTTGTCGTCTTTATTCTTTTATTGTTTATTAACGCAAAAGTTAGTGACTCAATCGATCGAAAATATGGAATTGATGAAAGTAAAAATGAACAGCTTAGTGCTGGTAAGACGTTAGATCATTAA